The proteins below come from a single Parazoarcus communis genomic window:
- a CDS encoding MFS transporter translates to MPIALFALTISAFAIGTTEFVIVGLIPTIAADLSVSLPSAGLLVSLYALGVAVGAPVLTALTGKVPRKALLLALMALFTAGNLVAWQSPGYESLIVARILTGLAHGVFFSIGSIIAASVVPKEKAASAIAIMFTGLTVALVTGVPMGTFIGQHFGWRATFLAVAALGVIAFMGSLIFVPRNVPHSKPATLRQQIGVLAQPRLLLVYAMTAVGYGGSFIAFTFLAPILEQITGYSASAVGGVMLAYGVSVAAGNLWGGKLADRSGPIPALKLIFLLLAVVLAVLSITAPNRWLMLVTVLAWGGVAFGNVPGLQVYVVKQAQRFAPQAVDVASGLNIAAFNVGIAAGAWVGGLIVTHVGLIHTAWVGALVVLVALFLTVWAGRLDRRDAEIELSAGIAPVTP, encoded by the coding sequence ATGCCAATCGCGCTATTCGCGCTGACCATCAGCGCTTTTGCCATCGGGACGACAGAGTTCGTCATCGTTGGCCTGATCCCGACCATCGCTGCTGACTTGTCCGTCAGCCTGCCGTCAGCCGGGCTACTCGTCAGCCTCTATGCGCTCGGCGTCGCCGTCGGTGCTCCGGTGCTCACCGCCTTGACGGGCAAGGTGCCACGCAAGGCGCTGCTTCTCGCCCTGATGGCACTGTTCACGGCGGGCAACCTGGTCGCCTGGCAATCACCAGGTTACGAGTCCCTGATCGTGGCGCGCATCCTGACCGGACTGGCCCACGGCGTCTTCTTCTCGATTGGGTCGATCATCGCAGCGAGCGTGGTGCCCAAGGAGAAGGCCGCAAGTGCCATCGCGATAATGTTCACTGGCCTGACTGTGGCCTTGGTGACGGGTGTGCCAATGGGCACGTTCATCGGTCAGCACTTTGGCTGGCGCGCCACGTTTCTCGCCGTCGCAGCCCTGGGTGTGATCGCGTTCATGGGAAGCCTGATCTTTGTCCCCAGGAACGTACCGCACAGCAAGCCGGCTACGCTTCGTCAGCAGATCGGCGTGCTGGCGCAGCCCCGGTTACTCCTCGTCTACGCGATGACCGCCGTGGGCTACGGCGGTTCGTTCATCGCCTTCACGTTCCTGGCTCCGATTCTTGAGCAGATAACGGGTTATTCAGCCAGCGCGGTTGGCGGGGTCATGCTGGCTTATGGCGTCTCGGTCGCGGCTGGCAATCTGTGGGGCGGCAAACTTGCAGATCGAAGCGGGCCGATCCCGGCGCTGAAACTCATTTTCCTGCTGCTCGCTGTCGTGCTGGCAGTTCTGAGCATCACCGCTCCGAATCGCTGGTTGATGCTTGTCACCGTACTGGCGTGGGGTGGTGTTGCCTTCGGCAATGTGCCGGGTCTTCAAGTCTATGTGGTCAAGCAGGCGCAACGCTTTGCTCCGCAGGCCGTGGATGTGGCTTCGGGCCTGAACATCGCAGCCTTCAACGTCGGCATTGCGGCTGGCGCCTGGGTGGGCGGCTTGATCGTGACCCACGTTGGCCTCATCCACACTGCATGGGTTGGCGCGCTGGTGGTACTCGTCGCATTGTTCCTGACAGTTTGGGCCGGGAGGCTGGATCGGCGCGATGCAGAGATCGAACTGTCGGCAGGTATTGCGCCAGTCACGCCGTGA
- a CDS encoding LysR substrate-binding domain-containing protein, with product MKTTLDEMRTLIAVVDAGALSRAADHLRLTVSAVSRTLGRLEHKLNTTLLRRTTRRLELTEEGTIFLDRAREIIACVEGAEEDLSIRRERPAGRLRVDAATPFMLHGVVPLISGYRERYPEVTLELTSNEGLIDLLEQRTDVAIRIGRLKDSTLHARPIGSCRLRVLAAPSYLEQHGRPRSTGDLAQHVLLGFTQPAALNEWPLPAQDDLPLRITPTIAASSGETLRQLALEGAGIVCLADFMTHRDRTEGRLVQLFPTRTLEVRQPINAVYYRNTALSARISTFVSYLSEHWGSGAAGCDEASKRSFAAS from the coding sequence ATGAAGACAACCCTGGATGAAATGCGGACGTTGATCGCGGTGGTCGATGCGGGTGCGCTGTCGCGTGCGGCCGACCATCTGAGGCTGACCGTATCGGCAGTCAGCCGAACCCTGGGGCGGCTGGAGCACAAGCTGAACACGACACTCCTTCGCCGCACCACGCGACGTCTGGAGCTGACTGAGGAAGGCACCATTTTTCTCGACCGTGCGAGAGAGATCATCGCCTGCGTCGAGGGCGCCGAAGAAGATCTTTCGATCCGCCGCGAACGGCCGGCTGGGCGGCTGCGTGTAGATGCCGCCACGCCTTTCATGCTCCACGGTGTTGTTCCGTTGATTTCCGGCTACCGTGAGCGCTATCCGGAAGTGACGCTGGAGCTAACCAGCAACGAAGGCTTGATCGACCTGCTGGAGCAGCGCACCGACGTTGCCATCCGCATCGGAAGGCTCAAGGATTCAACGCTGCATGCACGGCCTATCGGCAGCTGCCGTCTGCGCGTGCTGGCAGCGCCTTCCTATCTTGAACAGCACGGTCGGCCGCGCAGCACCGGCGACCTCGCTCAACATGTCTTGCTGGGCTTCACACAGCCGGCTGCACTCAATGAATGGCCGTTACCCGCACAGGACGACCTGCCGCTGCGTATCACCCCCACCATTGCAGCCTCCAGCGGTGAAACCCTGCGCCAGCTGGCACTTGAGGGCGCAGGAATCGTCTGTTTGGCGGACTTCATGACCCATCGCGACCGAACCGAAGGACGCTTGGTGCAGTTGTTCCCCACCCGAACGCTGGAGGTGCGCCAGCCGATCAACGCCGTGTACTACCGGAACACGGCGCTGTCCGCCCGGATCTCCACATTTGTGAGCTATTTGAGCGAGCATTGGGGTTCGGGTGCGGCCGGATGCGATGAAGCGAGCAAGCGATCATTTGCCGCTTCGTAA
- a CDS encoding Lon protease family protein translates to MADIAPLSAAQLRACCSPDQFSFETTATLDDHPGDLGQARAMEALQFGLSMGHTDYHVFVLGESGSGKHATTFRLLRERAATEPVPPDLCYLHNFDEPLHPRLLTLPAGRGTALRAEMQTFIRDLGPAIEGALGSDPHTERIEALQTAHKSREDTALRELGQQCNAEGISLLQTPDGFVFAPSAEEGVMAPEVFDALPASEREAIEARVAEWSDRLEDLLNEFPGWRKSLREALVRAENEALTPAVSHLMRDMRARHADLPEVLAFFDAVVKDVLDYAVDGIVLDEDDDDADTDDSGRFSRYQVKLLVDHAASTGAPIVFENNPGYGNLIGRVEHVVQQGAQVSHFNLIRAGALHRANGGYLVVDAERLLTQPFAWEGLKRTLRSSEIRIEPPAEAQGWSGSLTLEPQAVPCGLKVVMIGDRDLYYTLMEHDPDFAELFKVAADFDDDLPRSPENEQQYARLLAMLARSAKLLPLHRSAVARLVEEGARIAEDAARLSLQTRLLADLMREADHFARLAQCESIERGHIEAALAARARRSNRYPTRVREAMLDGTTLIATSGSRAGQINGLVVIELAGERFGHPMRISATVRLGEGDVVDIEREAELGGAIHSKGVLILSAFLAARYARHQPLSLSASLVFEQSYAPVEGDSASLAELCALLSSLTQLPIEQRLAITGSVNQFGEVQVIGGVNEKIEGFFDLCSARGLDGTQGVVIPAVSVRHLMLREDVVEAARDGRFHIYPVSTVDEAMEVLTGVPAGEADSKGVMPRGSLNHKVASVLADMTAARHAYADGDADGRRRRRGAH, encoded by the coding sequence ATGGCCGATATTGCGCCTCTGTCCGCTGCTCAGTTGCGGGCCTGCTGCAGCCCCGATCAATTCTCCTTCGAGACCACCGCCACGCTCGACGACCATCCCGGCGACCTGGGACAGGCGCGGGCAATGGAGGCCCTTCAGTTCGGGCTCTCGATGGGGCACACCGATTATCACGTCTTCGTGCTGGGGGAGTCCGGCAGTGGCAAACATGCCACTACCTTTCGCCTCCTGCGCGAGCGCGCGGCGACCGAGCCGGTGCCACCGGATCTGTGCTATCTCCACAACTTCGACGAGCCGCTCCATCCGCGCCTGCTGACCTTGCCGGCAGGCCGCGGCACGGCCCTCAGGGCAGAGATGCAGACCTTCATCCGCGACCTGGGTCCCGCGATCGAGGGCGCACTTGGCAGCGATCCCCATACAGAGCGTATCGAGGCCTTGCAGACCGCGCACAAGAGCCGCGAGGACACGGCCTTGCGCGAGCTTGGGCAACAGTGCAATGCAGAAGGTATCTCGCTGCTGCAGACACCGGACGGTTTTGTGTTTGCGCCCTCTGCCGAAGAGGGGGTGATGGCGCCCGAAGTGTTCGACGCCTTGCCCGCGAGCGAACGCGAGGCCATCGAGGCGCGCGTGGCGGAATGGAGCGACCGGCTCGAGGATCTGCTCAACGAATTCCCCGGCTGGCGCAAGAGCCTGCGCGAGGCGCTGGTCCGGGCTGAGAACGAAGCCCTTACGCCCGCCGTGTCGCATCTGATGCGGGACATGCGGGCGCGTCATGCCGACTTGCCGGAGGTGCTTGCCTTCTTCGACGCAGTCGTCAAGGATGTGCTCGACTATGCAGTTGATGGCATCGTCCTCGATGAGGACGACGACGACGCAGATACGGATGACAGCGGTCGCTTCAGCCGCTACCAGGTCAAGCTGCTGGTCGATCACGCCGCCTCGACCGGCGCGCCGATCGTGTTTGAGAACAATCCGGGCTATGGCAACCTGATCGGGCGCGTCGAACATGTGGTGCAGCAGGGGGCGCAGGTCAGTCACTTCAATCTGATTCGCGCGGGCGCCCTGCATCGTGCGAACGGCGGCTATCTCGTGGTGGACGCCGAGCGCCTGCTGACCCAGCCCTTTGCGTGGGAAGGACTCAAGCGCACCCTGCGGTCGAGCGAGATCCGTATTGAGCCGCCTGCCGAGGCACAGGGCTGGAGTGGGTCGCTTACGCTCGAACCACAAGCCGTGCCGTGTGGGCTGAAAGTGGTGATGATCGGCGACCGCGATCTGTACTACACCCTGATGGAACACGACCCCGACTTCGCCGAACTGTTCAAGGTCGCCGCCGACTTTGATGACGACCTGCCGCGCTCGCCGGAAAACGAGCAACAGTACGCCCGTCTTCTGGCGATGCTCGCGCGCAGTGCCAAGCTGTTGCCGCTGCATCGCAGCGCCGTTGCGCGCCTGGTGGAGGAGGGCGCTCGCATCGCCGAAGATGCGGCGCGGCTGTCCCTGCAGACTCGCCTTCTCGCCGACCTGATGCGCGAGGCAGATCACTTTGCCCGGCTCGCTCAATGCGAGAGCATCGAACGCGGGCATATCGAGGCTGCGCTCGCAGCCCGTGCGCGACGAAGCAACCGCTATCCGACGCGCGTGAGGGAAGCCATGCTCGATGGCACCACGCTGATTGCCACCAGCGGTAGCCGGGCAGGCCAGATCAACGGCCTCGTGGTGATCGAACTGGCCGGCGAGCGTTTCGGACACCCGATGAGAATCTCGGCAACGGTCCGTCTCGGTGAAGGCGACGTCGTCGACATCGAGCGCGAAGCCGAGCTGGGGGGCGCCATCCACTCCAAGGGCGTGCTGATCCTTTCGGCCTTCCTCGCGGCCCGCTATGCGCGCCATCAGCCACTGTCCCTGTCTGCCAGCCTGGTGTTCGAGCAGTCGTATGCGCCGGTCGAGGGCGATTCCGCTTCCCTGGCCGAGTTGTGCGCCTTGCTGTCCTCGCTCACCCAGTTGCCGATCGAGCAGCGCCTTGCGATCACCGGCTCGGTGAACCAGTTCGGTGAGGTTCAGGTGATCGGTGGCGTGAATGAAAAGATCGAAGGCTTCTTTGATCTGTGCTCTGCGCGGGGGCTCGATGGTACTCAGGGCGTGGTGATTCCTGCGGTCAGCGTTCGCCACCTGATGCTTCGCGAGGACGTTGTCGAGGCCGCTCGCGACGGGCGTTTCCACATCTACCCCGTGAGCACGGTGGACGAGGCCATGGAAGTGCTTACCGGGGTTCCGGCAGGCGAGGCGGATTCCAAGGGTGTGATGCCGCGTGGTTCGCTCAACCACAAGGTTGCCAGCGTGCTTGCGGATATGACGGCAGCCCGCCATGCCTACGCCGATGGCGATGCCGACGGGCGTCGTCGGCGACGCGGGGCGCACTGA
- a CDS encoding low molecular weight protein-tyrosine-phosphatase, with protein sequence MKRILFVCSGNICRSPTAEGIARHFIETSGLESDFEVDSAGTQGYHAGEPPDPRAMKAAAQRGYDLSPLRARKLEITDFQRFDLLLAMDRGHLEHMVRNCPEVYQPKLALFLEFAPELGEEEVPDPYYGGVNGFEFVLDLCEKGVDRLLGGALDGR encoded by the coding sequence ATGAAGAGAATTCTTTTTGTATGTTCGGGAAATATCTGCCGTTCGCCTACCGCTGAGGGCATTGCCAGGCACTTCATCGAAACATCCGGGCTTGAGTCCGACTTCGAGGTGGACTCGGCAGGCACGCAGGGCTACCACGCGGGAGAGCCGCCCGATCCACGCGCCATGAAAGCTGCGGCGCAACGCGGCTACGATCTTTCGCCGTTGCGCGCGCGCAAACTCGAGATTACTGACTTTCAGCGCTTCGATCTGCTGCTGGCAATGGACAGAGGGCATCTGGAGCACATGGTGCGCAACTGCCCCGAGGTCTATCAGCCCAAGCTCGCGCTGTTTCTCGAGTTTGCGCCCGAGCTTGGGGAGGAAGAGGTGCCCGACCCGTACTATGGCGGCGTGAACGGCTTCGAGTTTGTTCTGGATCTGTGCGAGAAAGGCGTCGATCGCCTGCTCGGTGGCGCCCTGGACGGCCGCTGA
- a CDS encoding amino acid aminotransferase, protein MSASIFAAVEMAPRDPILGLNEAFNADTRAEKVNLGVGVYYDDNGKIPLLGAVRAAEKVRLEAMPPRGYQPIEGAATYNTAVQNLLLGKDSQLIANGQVVTIEALGGTGALKVGADYLKRLQPGATVYISDPSWENHRALFEAAGFPVETYPYYDAATRGVNFEGMKAKLNSLPAGSIIILHACCHNPTGADLSDAQWNDVVDACRSRGLVPFLDMAYQGFADGIEADAVAVRAFSASGLQFFVSSSFSKSFSLYGERVGALSIITAAKEESARVLSQVKRVIRTNYSNPPIHGGAVVAAVLNSAELRQQWEDELAGMRDRIRDMRTSLVEQLKAAGVAQDFSFVIKQRGMFSYTGLTAAQVEQLKTEFGIYAVSTGRICLAALNTKNIGYVAKAIAAVVK, encoded by the coding sequence ATGTCTGCATCGATCTTCGCCGCCGTCGAAATGGCACCCCGCGACCCGATCCTCGGTCTCAACGAGGCCTTCAATGCCGATACGCGTGCTGAGAAGGTAAACCTCGGCGTCGGCGTGTATTACGACGACAACGGCAAGATTCCGCTGCTGGGTGCCGTTCGCGCAGCCGAGAAGGTCCGCCTGGAAGCGATGCCGCCGCGCGGCTATCAGCCCATCGAAGGCGCAGCCACCTATAACACTGCAGTTCAGAACCTGCTGCTGGGCAAGGACTCGCAACTCATCGCCAACGGCCAGGTCGTGACCATCGAGGCCCTTGGTGGCACGGGCGCGCTCAAGGTCGGCGCTGACTACCTGAAGCGCCTGCAGCCGGGCGCGACGGTGTACATTTCGGACCCGAGCTGGGAAAACCACCGCGCCCTGTTCGAAGCCGCCGGCTTCCCGGTCGAAACCTATCCGTACTACGACGCAGCCACCCGCGGTGTTAACTTCGAAGGCATGAAGGCCAAGCTCAACAGCCTGCCCGCCGGTTCGATCATCATCCTCCACGCCTGCTGCCACAACCCGACCGGCGCCGATCTCTCCGACGCCCAGTGGAACGATGTGGTTGACGCCTGCCGCAGCCGCGGCCTGGTCCCCTTCCTCGACATGGCCTACCAGGGCTTCGCCGACGGCATCGAAGCCGACGCCGTCGCTGTGCGCGCCTTCTCCGCCAGCGGGCTGCAGTTCTTTGTCTCCAGCTCCTTCTCCAAGAGCTTCTCGCTCTACGGCGAGCGTGTGGGCGCGCTGTCGATCATCACCGCCGCCAAGGAAGAAAGCGCCCGCGTGCTGTCCCAGGTCAAGCGCGTCATCCGCACCAACTACTCCAACCCGCCGATCCATGGTGGCGCCGTGGTTGCAGCAGTGCTCAACTCCGCCGAGCTGCGTCAGCAGTGGGAAGATGAACTGGCCGGCATGCGTGACCGCATCCGCGACATGCGTACCAGTCTGGTCGAACAGCTCAAGGCTGCTGGTGTGGCACAGGACTTCTCCTTCGTCATCAAGCAGCGCGGCATGTTCTCCTACACCGGGCTGACCGCTGCACAGGTCGAGCAACTCAAGACCGAATTCGGTATCTACGCCGTGTCGACCGGTCGTATCTGCCTGGCCGCACTGAACACGAAGAACATCGGTTACGTCGCCAAGGCCATTGCCGCAGTCGTGAAGTAA
- a CDS encoding haloacid dehalogenase type II, with the protein MDKDLPVSIIVFDVNETLLDITTLEPLFERVFGDAFVLREWFAQLILYSQTMTLSGLYTPFGALAVGSLRMVAATRGVTLADADISELKTRMNEMPAHPDVAPALTRLRDAGFRLVTLTNSASASSPTPLERAGIASFFERSFSVESVRKFKPAPETYQLVASELGADTSALCLVACHLWDTIGAQAAGCRGAFITRPCNAMLPAAEVPAPDLVASELTELADQIVLRWKPA; encoded by the coding sequence ATGGACAAGGACTTGCCGGTTTCAATCATCGTATTCGACGTGAACGAGACCCTTCTCGACATCACGACGCTCGAGCCCCTTTTCGAACGTGTCTTTGGTGACGCGTTCGTTCTGCGGGAGTGGTTTGCACAACTGATCCTGTACTCGCAGACGATGACGCTCTCGGGGCTCTACACCCCCTTCGGGGCGCTCGCAGTGGGCAGCCTGCGCATGGTGGCGGCCACCCGTGGCGTGACGCTTGCCGACGCCGACATCAGCGAGCTCAAGACGAGAATGAACGAGATGCCGGCCCATCCGGACGTCGCGCCTGCGCTCACGCGGCTGCGCGATGCGGGCTTCCGGCTGGTAACGCTGACGAACTCGGCAAGCGCATCGTCGCCCACGCCGCTTGAGCGCGCTGGGATTGCGTCATTCTTCGAGCGTTCGTTCAGCGTCGAGTCGGTCAGAAAGTTCAAGCCAGCCCCGGAAACCTACCAGCTGGTGGCGTCTGAGCTGGGTGCGGACACTTCGGCGCTGTGCCTTGTTGCCTGTCACCTGTGGGATACGATTGGCGCCCAGGCCGCCGGCTGCCGTGGGGCATTCATTACGCGCCCTTGCAATGCGATGCTGCCCGCAGCAGAGGTTCCGGCGCCTGATCTTGTTGCGTCTGAGCTGACTGAACTCGCAGATCAGATTGTTCTGCGCTGGAAGCCCGCCTGA
- the uvrB gene encoding excinuclease ABC subunit UvrB — MQSSDGSASASTTDVVTFEGSPFRLHRPFPPAGDQPLAIAKLVEGVEDGLMYQTLLGVTGSGKTYTMANVIAQMGRPALVLAPNKTLAAQLYAEFREFLPENAVEYFVSYYDYYQPEAYVPSRDLFIEKDSSINEHIEQMRLSATKSLMERRDVVIVATVSCIYGIGDPVDYHAMILHLREGEKVGQRDLIQRLVAMQYTRSDIDFRRGTFRVRGDVIDVFPSENAELAIRIELFDDEVEHLTLFDPLTGHLKQKLGRFTVYPSSHYVTPRETVLKAIEAIKDELKLRVEHFYGENQLVEAQRIEQRTRFDLEMLNEMGFCKGIENYSRHLSGRSPGEPPPTLIDYLPQDALMFIDESHVSIGQVGGMYKGDRSRKENLVNYGFRLPSALDNRPLKFDEFERLMPQTIFVSATPAAYEAEHQGQVVEQVVRPTGLIDPLVEVRPATTQVDDLLSQIKARVAVGERVLVTVLTKRMAEDLTDYLNENSVRVRYLHSDIDTVERVEIIRDLRLGEFDVLVGINLLREGLDIPEVSLVTILDADKEGFLRSERSLIQTIGRAARHINGTAILYADRVTRSMQLAIDETERRRTKQIAFNEANGIVPKTVTKRIKDIIDGVYSVDDEKRASVAAEARADYALMDEKALARTIKKLEKEMQEHARNLEFEKAAAARDELFRLRERAFGADQHGNT, encoded by the coding sequence ATGCAGAGTTCAGACGGTAGCGCCTCAGCGAGCACGACAGACGTTGTTACCTTCGAAGGCAGCCCGTTTCGTCTGCACCGGCCCTTTCCGCCCGCTGGCGATCAGCCGCTTGCGATCGCGAAACTGGTCGAGGGGGTCGAGGACGGGCTGATGTACCAGACCCTGCTCGGGGTGACCGGCTCCGGCAAGACCTACACCATGGCCAACGTCATCGCGCAGATGGGGCGTCCGGCGCTGGTGCTCGCGCCCAACAAGACGCTTGCTGCGCAGCTCTATGCGGAGTTTCGCGAGTTTCTTCCCGAGAACGCGGTGGAGTATTTCGTCAGCTACTACGATTACTACCAGCCAGAAGCCTATGTGCCGTCGCGCGACCTGTTCATCGAGAAGGATTCGTCGATCAACGAGCACATCGAACAGATGCGTCTGTCGGCCACGAAAAGCCTGATGGAAAGGCGCGATGTGGTCATCGTGGCCACCGTGTCCTGCATCTACGGTATCGGCGACCCGGTCGACTATCACGCGATGATCCTGCACCTGCGCGAGGGCGAGAAGGTCGGGCAGCGCGACCTGATCCAGCGTCTGGTGGCAATGCAGTACACGCGCTCCGATATCGATTTCCGTCGCGGCACCTTTCGCGTGCGGGGTGATGTGATCGACGTTTTCCCGTCCGAGAACGCCGAGTTGGCAATCCGCATCGAGCTGTTCGACGACGAGGTCGAGCATCTGACCCTGTTCGACCCCCTTACAGGGCACCTGAAGCAGAAGCTCGGGCGCTTTACCGTCTACCCCTCGAGCCACTATGTCACGCCGCGTGAGACGGTGCTGAAGGCGATCGAAGCCATCAAGGACGAGCTCAAGCTCCGCGTCGAACATTTCTATGGCGAGAATCAGCTGGTCGAAGCGCAGCGAATCGAACAGCGCACGCGTTTCGATCTTGAGATGCTTAACGAGATGGGCTTCTGCAAGGGCATCGAGAACTATTCTCGCCATCTCTCCGGACGCAGCCCGGGCGAGCCGCCCCCGACTTTGATCGATTACTTGCCGCAGGACGCACTGATGTTCATCGACGAGTCGCATGTGTCGATCGGGCAGGTGGGGGGGATGTACAAGGGCGATCGCTCGCGCAAGGAGAATCTGGTCAATTACGGCTTCAGGCTGCCGTCGGCGCTGGATAACCGTCCGCTCAAATTCGACGAGTTCGAGCGTCTGATGCCGCAGACGATTTTCGTCTCTGCCACGCCTGCAGCGTACGAGGCCGAACACCAGGGGCAGGTAGTGGAGCAGGTCGTGCGTCCCACCGGTCTCATCGACCCGCTGGTCGAGGTCCGTCCGGCAACGACTCAGGTTGACGACCTGCTCAGCCAGATCAAGGCCCGGGTTGCGGTGGGTGAGCGGGTGCTGGTGACCGTGCTGACCAAACGCATGGCCGAGGATCTCACCGACTACCTCAACGAGAACAGCGTCCGCGTGCGATATCTGCACTCGGATATCGATACCGTCGAGCGCGTCGAGATCATTCGCGATCTGCGCCTGGGCGAGTTTGATGTGCTGGTAGGGATCAACCTTCTGCGTGAAGGCCTGGACATTCCCGAGGTGTCGCTCGTGACCATCCTCGACGCGGACAAGGAGGGCTTCCTCCGCTCCGAGCGTTCCCTGATCCAGACCATAGGTCGCGCTGCCCGTCATATCAATGGCACGGCCATCCTCTACGCCGACCGGGTCACGCGTTCGATGCAGCTCGCGATCGATGAAACAGAGCGCCGGCGGACGAAGCAGATTGCCTTCAACGAGGCAAATGGTATCGTTCCCAAAACCGTCACCAAGCGGATCAAGGACATCATCGACGGGGTCTATTCCGTGGACGATGAGAAAAGGGCTTCGGTTGCAGCCGAAGCGCGGGCTGACTATGCGCTGATGGACGAGAAGGCGCTGGCCCGGACAATCAAGAAGCTGGAAAAAGAGATGCAGGAGCATGCTCGCAACCTCGAATTCGAGAAGGCTGCAGCGGCTCGGGATGAACTGTTCCGCTTGAGGGAGCGGGCGTTTGGTGCTGATCAGCACGGAAACACCTAA